Part of the Amycolatopsis sp. 195334CR genome is shown below.
CGCATCCACACACCTCCGTCGATCTGGGTCCGGCGTCCCGGATGGCCCATCCGCACAAAACTCCAGCGACGGCAGGTTACCGGCTGCCGACATTCGGCCGAAGCCGCACCACCCTTATGTCTGATCTTCCCGCGTCGTGAGACACCCGGAAGTGTCACCCGCTACTCCGTTAGGAACAAGTCTCACTTTTTCACACGGTCGGCTTACGACCGTGTGAAAGCGGGACGGCGCCCGGGAGCACCTGGCTCCCGGGCGCCGTTTCCCGCTGCTTCGCTCAGTCGGCCGGGGCCGGCGGGGCGACGTTCAGCTGCACCACGTTCGCCCGGTTGCCCGAGGCGTTGTGGTGGTTGAGCGCGAGCAGGCCGAGCACGGTGTCCTGCCCGGCCGAGGCCGCATCGCGGTTGACCACCAGCGCGGTACCCGGGCGCGCCAGGTAGGACAGCGCGGCGTCCCCGCCACCCTGCACCCAGTACCCCGGCGAGACCGCGTCGAACGACAGCGGGGTGTCGATGCTGTCGATCACGCCGCTGCCCGGCGCGGTGTAGTACCCCGCGACCCCGACCGTGTAGCTGACCCGGTGCGAGTCCGCGTTCGGGTCGATGCCCAGTGCGGCCAGCCGGACCGGCAGGACCGCCACGTCGGTGTCGAAGACGTTGGTGTCCACGTTGCCGAGGTGCCCGTTGAGCGGCTGGAGGTCGACCGAGGGGAAGCCCGGCTTGTTCAGGTCCACCGTGTTGACCAGGAGCACGTCGCTCGAGGTCGCCTTGGTCACGTAGGACTCGAAGTCCGCCTGGCCGTCCCCGGTGGTGTCGATGTCCACGAACGGGATGGTGTTGCTGCCGAGGTTGGCCCAGTTGCTCCAGGTGGCCAGGCCGAAGGCGAGCAGCGCCTCTTCCGGAGCGCCCTGCTGCTTGGCCAGCGGGGCGGTGGACGCCGCGCCGACGTACTTCAGGTCGCCGCCCTTGGCGGTGCCGTTGATCGTGCACTGCGTCGGCTGGTCGTCGCACTCGGGCAGCTGCGGGGACTGCGCCTGCAGCTCGAACATGCTGACCAGCGAGCGGTAGGCCTGCGTGCCGGAGCCCTGGCTGACGCCGCGGCCGCCGAGGTTGACCACGGCCTGCTGCTGCCCGGCCGGGAAGGCGACCTGGGCCGGGGTGGTGATCGCGGCGACCGGCTTCGGCGCCGCGTACACCGGCACGCGCAGGCCGACGGTGGCGCCGTTGCGCGGGGTGAAGGCCACCCGGCCCGAGGCGTCGGCGAGGAACTGGCGCGCCAGGCCGGCCTGCGTTGCCTGCATGGTCGGGTCCATGACCTTGCGCAACGCCTTCGGGTCGTCGATCTTCAGCGTCACGGTGACCGTGGCGATCCCGCGCGGGCTGAGCTTCACGCTGTTCTTGTTCAGCTCGTACCGCACCCCGGGCATCTGGGTGACGCCCTGGTAGGCCACGCCGTACTCGACCGGCTTCACGCCCTTGTTGACCACCTTGATGGTCTTGGTCAGGCTGACCGGGCCCGCCGCCTCGACGGTGCCGAACGAGGCGCTCACCGCGCCCGGGTTGTCCTGCACGTAGGCCAGGACCTGGTTGTCCAGCGCCGACTTCGCGTTGATCCGGCCGGAGCCGACCCGCTGCGGGCCGAAGGTCTTGCCGCCCTCGACCACGTCGGTGCCGGCGGTGTTGACCACCGCGGCCTTGACCTCCTCGACCGACCAGTCCGGGTGGGCCTGGCGGATCAGCGCGGTGATGCCCGCGGTGTGCGGGGCGGCCATCGAGGTGCCCGACAGCACGGTGCGGCCGTTGCCGCTGCCGCTGTACGCCGAGGAGATGCTGTCACCCGGCGCGGCCACGTCCGGCTTCACCGACGGCCCGCGCACGCCACGCGAGGTGAACGAGCTCGGAGTGTCCACAATGGACTGGTCGAAGGTCTGCAGCGCGGACCGGCCAAGGCCGGACAGGCGCACCTGCAGGGTGCCCGCGTCCAGCGCCGGGCGCACCGAGGCGGTGGCCGAACCGGTCAGCTGGAACATCGGCACCACCGCGTTGCCCGCGATGCCGGCCGCGAAGTTCTCCAAAGTGGACGAGAGCAGCACCCCGGCCGCCCCGGCGGCCTGCGCGTTGTTCGCCCTGGCACCGGAACCGCAGGCGCGGGTGGCGTCGTTGTCGTCCCACTCCAGCCAGGCGATCTTGCCCTGCACGGCGGCCTTGTCGGCGGCCGAGAAGGGCGCGCAGCCCGCCGCGTTCGCCGCGGAGACCTTGACCACCGGCGCGGTCACGTCGAGCGCGTCGTAGTTCGCGAAGTTCTGGCTGAACTGGCCGCCCTTCTGCCCGGTCGAACCGGCCGGGGCCACCACGTCGACGGCGTCGCGCAGGACCGAGGCGTCCCGCGTGCTCGCCACCGTCAGCGCCTCGGGCGTGTTGCCCGGCGAACCGCCGACGTCGTTGAGGTCACCGCCGTTGCCACCGGAGAACACCGGCAGCACGTTGTTCGCGGCCAGCTTGCGCACGAACAGCGAGTCGGGGTCGTCCGGCGCGCCGAAGTCGCTGCCCAGCGAGAGGTTCACCAGGTCCAGCTTGTCGGTCGGGTCGCCGTCGCGGTCCGGGTCGAGCGCCCAGTCCAGCGCCTGCGTGGTGACGTTGGTGGAACCGTCGCAGCCGAACACCTTGATCGCGTAGAGCAGCGCCTTGGGCGCGGTGCCCGGCCCGATGCGCATCTGCGCGACGGTCTCCGGGGTCAGCTTCGCGTAGTCACCGGTGAAGGTGCTGCCGTCGGCGTTGACGCCGAACCCGCCCGCGGTGCCCGCGACGTGCGTGCCGTGGTGGCCGCACGAAATCGGGTTGGGGTCGGGCTTGGGCACGGTGACTTCGCCTTCGCCACCCGAGTCGTACTCGTCGCCGACCAGGTCGACCCCGCCGACCACCTTGGCGGTCGGGAAGAACGAGGGCGAGACCTGCGTCGGGTCGATCGCGTCGTAGGCCTCCTTGGTGCCGGGACCGCCGAAGGCCGCGTGGGTGTAGTCGATGCCGTCGTCGATGATGCCGACGCGGATGCCGTCGCCGAAGCGGCCGGTCTGCTGCCACACGTTGAGCGTCTGGGTCAGCTGCACCGCGCTGGTGTTGGTGCGCTTCTTCGGCACCACGGTGCGGACCGAGACCACGTCGTCGCGGTGCGCCAGCTCGCGGATCTTCGCCGCGTCGGCCGTCACCACCGCGCCGGGAACCGCGGTCGAGGTCTCGGCGAGCAGTTCGGTGCCCGCGTCGGCGCTGGTCAGCTGGCCGACCACGGAGTCGACCGCGGACTCGGTCTCGGCCTGGGCCGCTTTCGCCGCCTGCTTGGCCTTCTCCTTGCCGGCGCCCTTGCTCTGCTCGGCGTTGAAGGCGTCCACAGCGGGGCGCTTGGCCAGCTCCACGAACGCGGTGACCTTGCCCTGCGCGGCGCCGAGGCGCGGCTCGACCTTGCCGGCGAAACCGGCGGCGCCGGATTGCGGCAGCGCGTCGGCGAGCGGGACGTCCTGCGCCGATGCGGCCGGTGCCCCGATGAATCCGGCCGTCAGCACCACCACCGACAACCGCGCGGCCCATCGGGGAACGCGAGTTCTTTTCATGAGAAAGTGCCCTCACCCGAGGCCTACCTGAGAACCTGCCTGGGCTCGAACACACCCCCGACGGTGAGCTCCCGGCGCGCGTGCCGTGCCCTCGACGGCGCGCGGTTCAGCCTCGCGGGGGGAAATTTAGTCGCAGAATGCACCTACTTTGGTAGGCCATTCGAGTGAGCACCACCCGGGCGGATGAGATCCGGTCGGTCCACCTGGGAATACCGGCCGTTCCCGATCCGCTCCGTTACGCATTCGCAATTGGTGCGCGGCCGCGCGGGGTGATTCCCGCGCGGCCGCGAACGCCTCAGCCGAACGAGATGGCGCGGATGGTGCTCGCCTGCACCACGGTGCCGATCGGCTCCAGCACGTGCTGGTCGACCGCGCGGTCCACGCGCAGCAGCATCACCGCGTCGGCGCGGTCGGTGGTCTGGCTGATCTGCGCGGCCTCGATGTTGATGCCCGCCTCGCCGAGCAGGGTCCCGACGCGGCCCATGATGCCGGGGCGGTCCGGGTACTCCAGCAGCAGCAGGTTGCCCTCGGCGCGCAGGTCGAACGAGCGGCCGTTCACCTCGACCAGCTTCTCCACCTCGTCCTTGCCGGTCAGCGCACCCGAGACGGACAGCGTGCTGCCGTCGGCGTGCACCGCGCGGACGGTGACCAGGCTGCGGTGGTTGGGGCTCTCCGACTCCTTGGTCAGCTCGACGCGGACGCCCAGCTCCTCGGCCAGCCGCGGCGCGTTGACGAAGGTGACCGGGTCGCGCACCACACCGGCGAACACCCCGCGCTCGGCGGCCAGCGGCAGGATGCTCACGTCCTCGTCAGCCAGCTCACCGCGGACGTGCACGGTCAGCGTGGACGGCGCCTTCGGGTTCAGCGAGGCCAGCACGGTGCCGAGCTTCTGGGTCAGGCTCAGGTACGGCCGGACCTCCTCGCCCACCGGGCCACCGGCCGAGACGTTCACCGCGTCCGGCACGAAGTCGCCGCGCAGCGCGAGCAGCACCGAGCGGGCCACGTCCGTGCCCGCGCGGTCCTGCGCCTCCGCGGTCGACGCGCCGAGGTGCGGGGTGACGACCACGTTGGGCAGCTCGAACAGCGGGCTGGCGGTGGTCGGCTCGGTGACGAAGACGTCCACGCCCGCGCCGCCGACGTGACCCTCGCGGATGGCGGCGGCGAGCGCTTCCTCGTCGACCAGGCCACCGCGGGCGGCGTTCACCACGATCACGCCCGGCTTGGTCTTCTTCAGCGCCTCGGCGTCGATCAGGCCCTTGGTCTCCGGGGTCTTCGGGAGGTGGATGGAGAAGGCGTCGGCCCGTGAGAGCAGCTCGTCCAGGCTGACCAGCTCGATGCCGAGCTGCGCGGCGCGCGCCGCCGAGACGTAGGGGTCGTAGGCGATCAGCGTGGTGCCGAAGGCGGCCAGGCGCTGGGCGAACAGCTGGCCGATCTTGCCGAGGCCGACCACGCCGACGGTCTTGCCGTTCAGCTCGATGCCCGAGTAGGAGCTGCGCTTCCACTCGCCACCGCGCAGGCTCTGGTCGGCGGCGGGCACCCGGCGGGCCACCGCGAGCAGCAGGGCGACCGCGTGCTCGGCGGCCGAAACGATGTTCGAGGTCGGCGCGTTGACCACCAGCACCCCGCGCTCGGTGGCGGCGGGCACCTCGACGTTGTCCAGGCCGACCCCGGCCCGCGCGACCACCTTGAGCCTGCTGGTGGCGCCGAGCACCTCGGCGTCGACCTTGGTGGCGGACCGCACCAGCAGCGCGTCGGCCCCCTTCACCGCCTCGAGCAGCGCCGGCCGGTCGGTGCCGTCCACATGCTGGACATCGACCTCGTCGCCGAACACGCTCAGCACGGACGGCGCGAGCTTCTCCGCGATGAGTACGACGGGCTTGCTGGGCGTGGTCACGATGCGGCTCCCAATATTCGGATTCGGCAGAAAGTGCTTGAGTGGCAACGCTTTTTTCCTGCGGCCAGCCGATCCGTGCCAGGGTTCCGCTCGCGCCCCACCTCCGCTGACCGGCCACCACGGTGTGCCCGGACCCAGCGCAGTTTAGCCCGCTGGAGACCCATCTCGTTAACTGGGACGCAACCCGGAGAAAACAAGTTCGAGCAGGACGGGCACGCTCTGGTCCCCGACCGGATCGTGCTGCGAGGCCCACGCTACCCCGTTGACCAGCAGCAACATGTCCTCGGTTGCGACGTCTTCGCGGAGTTCACCCGCCGCCCGCGCCCGATCGGCCAGGTCTCCCCCGATGGCCCGCATGGCGTGGCACGACTCGTACAACTCGGACGTTTCGTCCCGGAGTGCCACCGCGACCGTCTCGATGAGACCTCGGAAGCTGGTCGACAGCACGGCGAGTTCGTGCAGCCAGCGGAACAGCGCGTCGCCGGGGCGGTCGTGGCCGAGCAGTTCCCTGCCCAGTTCCGCCTGCCCGTCGAACTGCTCGCGCAGCAGCGCCTCCAGCAACGCGGAACGCGTGGGGAAATGCCGGTAGAGCGTGCCGATGCCGACCCCGGCGGCCTTGGCGACGTCCTCCAGTGAGGCGTCGACGCCGTCCCGCGCGAAGGCGGCACCGGCCTCGGCGAGCAGCCGGTCGTAGTTGCGCCTGGCGTCGGCACGCAGGGGTTTCACGGTGGTCATCGCTGTCCGAGCATAGCCCCTGGCGTTTCGGAGGCAGCCTCCGTATAGTCGGCCGAGTTAACCGGAGGCTGCCTCATGTTAGGGACTTCATGGAACTGATCGAACGGACCCGCGCGTCGCTGGGCGCGGTCGGGGTCTGGCTGGCGAACGCCCCGCTCAAGCCGCCCGTGGACGTTGAACGGCGGGAAACCCGCAGGCTGGACGGGCTGGGGTACGGCTCGCTGTGGAGCGGCGAAGGCGTCGGCGCGCGGGAAGCACTCGCGATCCACGGAATTCTGCTCGGCGATACGCGGAATCTGGTCCTGGGCACCGGGATCGCCAACGTCTGGTACCGCCCGGCCGCCACCCTGCAGACCGGCGCGGCCACCCTGGCCGCCGCCCATCCCGGCCGGTTCGTGCTCGGCGTCGGCATCGGGCACGCCTTCCAGGCGGCCAAAACCGGCGGTGACTACCGGCCGCTGTCCCAGATGCGCGACTACCTGTCCGCGATGGACGCCGAAGCCGCGGAAAACCCGCCCCCGGTGGAGTTCCCGCGGGTGCTCGCCGCGGTCGGGCCGCGCATGCTCGAACTGGCGCGGGAGCGCGCGGAGGGCGCGCACCCGTTCTTCACCCCGGTCGAGCACACGGCTTTCGCCCGCGAAATCCTCGGTCCGGACAGGCTGCTCATCCCGCAGGTGAACGTACTGCTGGAGACGGATCCGGTGCGGGCACGGGAAAGCCAGCGTTCCTGGCTCGGTTATGGACTGGAAGTGAAGCCGTACGCCGACGCCTGGCGCCGGTTCGGTTACGAGCCCGAACTGACCGACCGGTTCATCGACGCGGCGGTGGCCTGGGGTGACGAGGCGGCGATCGCGCGCCGGGTGCGCGAGCACCTGGACGCCGGGGCGGACCACGTGCTGGTCACCCCGTCCACCGGCGACCTGCCCGCGCAGGTCGACATGCTGGCGAAGCTCGCGCCCGCCCTGCTGGAGGTGACCGGGTGAGCGTGGGGATCTGGACCTTCGCCTTCGACGAGCAGCCCGTCGGCGAGGTCGTCGAGGCGGCGCGGGAGATCGAGGAACTGGGGTTCGATTCGATCTGGTTCGGCGAGTACCGCGGCCGGGAAGCCTTCACCCAGGCCGGTTTGCTGCTCGCGGCGACCCGGCGGCTCACCGTCGCGACGGGCATCGCGCGGTTCAGCGAGCGCAGCCCGCACGCCGCGGCCGCCGCCGGACGAACGCTCGCCGAGGCGCACCCGGACCGGTTCGTGCTCGGCCTCGGCGGGCACCTGCCCGGCGACCGTCCACTGAGGAGGATCACCGAGTACCTCGACGGCATGGACGCCGCCGACCTCAGCGTTCCGGCCGCGCCACCCCGCCGGGTGCTGGCCGCGCTCGGACCGCGGATGCTGGAGCTGGCGGCCACGCGCACCGATGGCGCGCACCCGTACTTCGTCCCGCCGGAACACACCGCGATCGCCAGGGAAGCGTTGGGGCCCAAGGGATACCTCGCGGTCGAGCAGACCGTGGTACTGGACCCGGACCCGGGCGCGGCCCGTGAATTCGTCGCGGGCTACGTCGGACTGGCCGCGCACCACCGCGCGAACCTGCGGCGGCTCGGGTTCACCGACGAGGACCTCACCGACGTCAGCGACCGGCTGGTGTCGGCGATCGTGACCGTCGGCGAGCAGGCGGCGCACGACCGGATCCGCGCCCACCTCGACGCCGGGGCCGACCACGTGTGCGTGCAGGTGCTCGGCGACGGCCTGCGCGAGAAGTGGCGGGTGCTCGCGGGGCTGGTGTAGCGTCGGCCGGGCGCGGCCGGGGCCGCGTCCCGTCCGCGGGCAGGGCCGAGCCCACCCCGGTTCCACCCCATGCCAGCAGTGCTTTCTTCCTGCCCGGCCGGCGGACGACGGGCGTGGGGAAGGAAGTGCCGTGCTCAACGCCGAACAACTGCGCAAGCGGGCGAAGGACCTGCTGAAGGCGCACCGCGCCGGTGATCCCGCCGCCGTCGAGCGGCTCCGCTCCGCCCGCGGCCCGGTGAAACTGGCCGACGCCCAGCACGTGATCGCGCACGAGCAGGGCTTTCCCAGCTGGCCGAAGTTGAAGTCCTATGTGGACAGGCTGCACCGGTTCGGGCCGGAGCTGCGGCACGCCTACCACCCGGATCCGCACTACTACGCCGAGCGCGCGCTCGGCCTGCTCGCGTCGGCGAAGGACGGCACCCCGGCGGCGGTGGCCTCGTTCACCGCCGCCGAGGCGCCGCTGACCAGGGCGGGCGCGCGCACGGTGGTCGCGCGGGAACACGGCTTCGACGGCTGGGCGTCACTGGTGCGGCACGTCCGGGAGCTCGGGGACGAACCGTTCACCCTCGCCTACCGCGCGCTGGAAGCACGGGACGTGGCCGGGCTTTCCGCCGCGGTGGCGCGCTTCCCGCACCTGGTCGAGGCCCAGGGCACCAACGGCAACGACCTGCTCGGCATGGCCGGTGCCACCTGCGACGAACGCCTGGTGCGGGTGCTGCTGGACGCGGGCGCGGACGTCGACCACGCGAACGCGCACGGCTGGACGGCCCTGCACCAGGCCGGGTACACCGGGCTGCCGCACCTGGCGCGCCTGCTGCTCGACGCCGGGGCGCGGACGGACCTCTCCGCCCGCGGTGACGGTGGGACCGCGCTGGTGGTCGCGTTGTTCTGGGGGCACACGGAGACGGCGGAGGTACTGGCCGCGCGGTCGGTGTGGCCGCGGAACCTGCGAGTGGCCGCCGGACTGGGACGGCTGGACCTGGCCGCCGGTCACACCGAGGCAGGTGCGCATCGGGAGTTCTACCGGCCGCACAGCGGTTTCCCGCGCTGGCGGCCCTCCTCCGATCCGGGTGAGGTGCTCGACGAAGCCCTCTCGTGGGCGGCGCGCAACGACCAGGCCGACGCGATCTCGGCCCTGGTGGCGCGCGGCGCGCGGATCGACGCCGACGTCTACCGGGGCACCGCCCTGACCTGGGCCGCCGCCGGTGGCAAGGTGCGGGCCGTGCGCCGCCTGCTCGAGCTGGGCGCGGACCCGAACCGGCGCGGCACGTTCGGCGGGCCGGACCACGGGGAGGGCGTCACCGCCCTGCACCTGGCCGCGCAGCACGGCCACCTCGACGCCATCTCGCTGCTGCTGGCCGCCGGTGCCGACCGCACCCTGCGCGACCACAACCACCACGGCGACGCCCTCAGTTGGGCCGAATTCGGCGGCCACCCGGCGGCCGCCGCCCTGCTACGCGAGCGGTGAGGTCAGAGGTCGGCCGGGCGGTCGAATTCGGCGTCGTGCACGCCGGCGCGGAAGGCGGTCCACTCGGACGGGGTGAACACCAGCACGGTGTCCGCGCCCGCCTTGCGCAGGGCGATGTAGGTGACCCCGTCGGTGTGCGGCACGAAGGCCACCTCGCCCTCCGGCCCCGCCTGCCGCCACTGCGCGGCGGAAAGATCGAGTGCGTGCCGGATGTGCGCCTTGTCGTCCATGCCGCACACGGTAGCGGCCCCGGCCCGGAAAGATCATTCCGAACCGGGGCCGCGTTCGCGAACCGATCAGGCGGTCTCGGTGATCGGCCGGTCCACCCACGACATCAGGTCGCGCAGCTTCTGGCCGGTCTCCTCGATCGGGTGCTGGGCACCCTGCTTCTCCAGCTCGGTGAACTTCGGCCGCCCGGCCTCGTCCTCGGCCACCCACTCGCGGGCGAAGGTGCCGTCCTGGATCTCGCCGAGGATCTTCTTCATCTCCTCCTTCACCGCCGGCGTGATCACCCGCGGGCCGCGGGTGAGGTCGCCGTACTCCGCGGTGTCGGACACCGAGTAGCGCTGGCGGGCGATGCCGCCCTCGTACATCAGGTCGACGATCAGCTTGAGCTCGTGCAGCACCTCGAAGTAGGCGATCTCCGGGGCGTAACCGGCCTCGGTCAGCACCTCGAACCCGGTCTGCACCAGCGCGGACGCGCCACCGCAGAGCACCGCCTGCTCACCGAACAGGTCGGTCTCGGTCTCCTCGGTGAAGGTGGTCTTGATGACCCCGGCCCGCGCGCCGCCGATGGCCGCCGCGTAGGAGAGGGCGAGCGCCTCGGCGCCACCGGTGGCGTCCTGCTCGACCGCGATGAGCGCGGGCACGCCCTTGCCGTCGACGAACTGGCGGCGCACCAGGTGGCCCGGGCCCTTCGGCGCGACCATGGCCACGTCGATCCCGGCGGGCGGCTTGATCAGCTCGTAGCGGATGTTGAAGCCGTGCCCGAAGAAGATGGCGTCGCCGTCCTTCAGGTTGGGCTCGATGTCGTCCGCGTAGATGAAGCGCTGCTTGGTGTCCGGCGCCAGGATCATGATCAGGTCGGCTTCCTTCGAAGCCTCCGCCGGGGTGAGCACCTTGAGGCCCTGCTCCTCGGCCTTCGCCCGGGACTTGGATCCCTCGGGCAGGCCGATGCGGACGTCGACGCCGGAGTCGCGCAGGCTCAGCGCGTGCGCGTGCCCCTGGCTGCCGTAGCCGATCACGGCGACCTTGCGACCCTGGATGATGCTGAGGTCGGCGTCGTCGTCGTAGAAGATTTCCACTGCCATGAGGGTTACTGCTTCCTTCCGAGAAATTGCTTAGCGAGTACTGGTTGCGGTGATGGAACGCGGACCGCGGCCGACGGCGACCATGCCCGACTGCACGAGTTCCCGCACACCGTACGGCTCGAGCATGCGCAGCAGCGCACCGATCTTGTCGCTGGTACCGGTGGCTTCCACGGTCAGCGACTCCGGCGAAACGTCCACCACCTTGGCCCGGAACAACTGCACGGTCTCGAGCACCTGGCTGCGCACGGTGGCGTCGGCCCTGACCTTGACCAGCAGCAGTTCGCGGCGGACCGCGGTGGACGGTTCGAGCTCCACGATCTTGATGACGTTGACCAGCTTGTTGAGCTGCTTGGTGACCTGTTCGAGGGGTAACTCGTCGACGGCCACCACGATCGTCATCCTGGACACCTCCGGGTTCTCCGTGGGTCCGACGGCGAGGGACTCGATGTTGAAGCCCCGGCGGGAGAACAACCCGGACACCCGGGCGAGCACACCGGGCACGTTCTCCACGAGAACGCTCAGCGTGTGGTTGGTCATTGCGACACCTCGTCGTCGTCGAAGAGCGGGCGGATGCCGCGCGCGGCCATGATCTCGTCGTTGCCGGTGCCCGCGGCCACCATCGGCCACACCTGGGCGTCCTTGCCGACCACGAAGTCGATCACCACCGGGCGGTCGTTGATCTCCATCGCGCGCTGGATCACCTGGTCGACCTCCTCCTTGGTCTCGCAGCGGAGACCGGCGCAGCCGAGCGCCTCGGCGAGCAGGGTGAAGTCGGGGATGCGGTGCTTGTGCGTACCGAGATCGGTGTTCGAGTACCGCTCCGAGTAGAAGAGGTTCTGCCACTGGCGGACCATGCCGAGGTTGCCGTTGTTGATCACCGCGACCTTGATCGGCGCGCCCTCGATGGCGCAGGTGGCCAGTTCCTGGTTGGTCATCTGGAAGCAGCCGTCGCCGTCGATCGCCCAGACCTGCTTGTCCGGCATGCCGAACTGCGCGCCCATCGCGGCGGGCACGGCGAAGCCCATCGTGCCGAGCCCCCCGGAGTTGATCCAGGTGGCCGGCTTCTCGTACTTGATGAACTGCGCGGCCCACATCTGGTGCTGGCCGACGCCCGCGGTGTAGATCGCGTCCGGGCCGACCAGCTGGCCGATCCGCTCGATCACGTACTGCGGCGAGAGCG
Proteins encoded:
- a CDS encoding S8 family serine peptidase; translated protein: MKRTRVPRWAARLSVVVLTAGFIGAPAASAQDVPLADALPQSGAAGFAGKVEPRLGAAQGKVTAFVELAKRPAVDAFNAEQSKGAGKEKAKQAAKAAQAETESAVDSVVGQLTSADAGTELLAETSTAVPGAVVTADAAKIRELAHRDDVVSVRTVVPKKRTNTSAVQLTQTLNVWQQTGRFGDGIRVGIIDDGIDYTHAAFGGPGTKEAYDAIDPTQVSPSFFPTAKVVGGVDLVGDEYDSGGEGEVTVPKPDPNPISCGHHGTHVAGTAGGFGVNADGSTFTGDYAKLTPETVAQMRIGPGTAPKALLYAIKVFGCDGSTNVTTQALDWALDPDRDGDPTDKLDLVNLSLGSDFGAPDDPDSLFVRKLAANNVLPVFSGGNGGDLNDVGGSPGNTPEALTVASTRDASVLRDAVDVVAPAGSTGQKGGQFSQNFANYDALDVTAPVVKVSAANAAGCAPFSAADKAAVQGKIAWLEWDDNDATRACGSGARANNAQAAGAAGVLLSSTLENFAAGIAGNAVVPMFQLTGSATASVRPALDAGTLQVRLSGLGRSALQTFDQSIVDTPSSFTSRGVRGPSVKPDVAAPGDSISSAYSGSGNGRTVLSGTSMAAPHTAGITALIRQAHPDWSVEEVKAAVVNTAGTDVVEGGKTFGPQRVGSGRINAKSALDNQVLAYVQDNPGAVSASFGTVEAAGPVSLTKTIKVVNKGVKPVEYGVAYQGVTQMPGVRYELNKNSVKLSPRGIATVTVTLKIDDPKALRKVMDPTMQATQAGLARQFLADASGRVAFTPRNGATVGLRVPVYAAPKPVAAITTPAQVAFPAGQQQAVVNLGGRGVSQGSGTQAYRSLVSMFELQAQSPQLPECDDQPTQCTINGTAKGGDLKYVGAASTAPLAKQQGAPEEALLAFGLATWSNWANLGSNTIPFVDIDTTGDGQADFESYVTKATSSDVLLVNTVDLNKPGFPSVDLQPLNGHLGNVDTNVFDTDVAVLPVRLAALGIDPNADSHRVSYTVGVAGYYTAPGSGVIDSIDTPLSFDAVSPGYWVQGGGDAALSYLARPGTALVVNRDAASAGQDTVLGLLALNHHNASGNRANVVQLNVAPPAPAD
- the serA gene encoding phosphoglycerate dehydrogenase, giving the protein MTTPSKPVVLIAEKLAPSVLSVFGDEVDVQHVDGTDRPALLEAVKGADALLVRSATKVDAEVLGATSRLKVVARAGVGLDNVEVPAATERGVLVVNAPTSNIVSAAEHAVALLLAVARRVPAADQSLRGGEWKRSSYSGIELNGKTVGVVGLGKIGQLFAQRLAAFGTTLIAYDPYVSAARAAQLGIELVSLDELLSRADAFSIHLPKTPETKGLIDAEALKKTKPGVIVVNAARGGLVDEEALAAAIREGHVGGAGVDVFVTEPTTASPLFELPNVVVTPHLGASTAEAQDRAGTDVARSVLLALRGDFVPDAVNVSAGGPVGEEVRPYLSLTQKLGTVLASLNPKAPSTLTVHVRGELADEDVSILPLAAERGVFAGVVRDPVTFVNAPRLAEELGVRVELTKESESPNHRSLVTVRAVHADGSTLSVSGALTGKDEVEKLVEVNGRSFDLRAEGNLLLLEYPDRPGIMGRVGTLLGEAGINIEAAQISQTTDRADAVMLLRVDRAVDQHVLEPIGTVVQASTIRAISFG
- a CDS encoding TetR/AcrR family transcriptional regulator yields the protein MTTVKPLRADARRNYDRLLAEAGAAFARDGVDASLEDVAKAAGVGIGTLYRHFPTRSALLEALLREQFDGQAELGRELLGHDRPGDALFRWLHELAVLSTSFRGLIETVAVALRDETSELYESCHAMRAIGGDLADRARAAGELREDVATEDMLLLVNGVAWASQHDPVGDQSVPVLLELVFSGLRPS
- a CDS encoding TIGR03620 family F420-dependent LLM class oxidoreductase — its product is MELIERTRASLGAVGVWLANAPLKPPVDVERRETRRLDGLGYGSLWSGEGVGAREALAIHGILLGDTRNLVLGTGIANVWYRPAATLQTGAATLAAAHPGRFVLGVGIGHAFQAAKTGGDYRPLSQMRDYLSAMDAEAAENPPPVEFPRVLAAVGPRMLELARERAEGAHPFFTPVEHTAFAREILGPDRLLIPQVNVLLETDPVRARESQRSWLGYGLEVKPYADAWRRFGYEPELTDRFIDAAVAWGDEAAIARRVREHLDAGADHVLVTPSTGDLPAQVDMLAKLAPALLEVTG
- a CDS encoding TIGR03620 family F420-dependent LLM class oxidoreductase, with the translated sequence MSVGIWTFAFDEQPVGEVVEAAREIEELGFDSIWFGEYRGREAFTQAGLLLAATRRLTVATGIARFSERSPHAAAAAGRTLAEAHPDRFVLGLGGHLPGDRPLRRITEYLDGMDAADLSVPAAPPRRVLAALGPRMLELAATRTDGAHPYFVPPEHTAIAREALGPKGYLAVEQTVVLDPDPGAAREFVAGYVGLAAHHRANLRRLGFTDEDLTDVSDRLVSAIVTVGEQAAHDRIRAHLDAGADHVCVQVLGDGLREKWRVLAGLV
- a CDS encoding ankyrin repeat domain-containing protein, giving the protein MLNAEQLRKRAKDLLKAHRAGDPAAVERLRSARGPVKLADAQHVIAHEQGFPSWPKLKSYVDRLHRFGPELRHAYHPDPHYYAERALGLLASAKDGTPAAVASFTAAEAPLTRAGARTVVAREHGFDGWASLVRHVRELGDEPFTLAYRALEARDVAGLSAAVARFPHLVEAQGTNGNDLLGMAGATCDERLVRVLLDAGADVDHANAHGWTALHQAGYTGLPHLARLLLDAGARTDLSARGDGGTALVVALFWGHTETAEVLAARSVWPRNLRVAAGLGRLDLAAGHTEAGAHREFYRPHSGFPRWRPSSDPGEVLDEALSWAARNDQADAISALVARGARIDADVYRGTALTWAAAGGKVRAVRRLLELGADPNRRGTFGGPDHGEGVTALHLAAQHGHLDAISLLLAAGADRTLRDHNHHGDALSWAEFGGHPAAAALLRER
- a CDS encoding DUF397 domain-containing protein, with protein sequence MDDKAHIRHALDLSAAQWRQAGPEGEVAFVPHTDGVTYIALRKAGADTVLVFTPSEWTAFRAGVHDAEFDRPADL
- the ilvC gene encoding ketol-acid reductoisomerase, translated to MAVEIFYDDDADLSIIQGRKVAVIGYGSQGHAHALSLRDSGVDVRIGLPEGSKSRAKAEEQGLKVLTPAEASKEADLIMILAPDTKQRFIYADDIEPNLKDGDAIFFGHGFNIRYELIKPPAGIDVAMVAPKGPGHLVRRQFVDGKGVPALIAVEQDATGGAEALALSYAAAIGGARAGVIKTTFTEETETDLFGEQAVLCGGASALVQTGFEVLTEAGYAPEIAYFEVLHELKLIVDLMYEGGIARQRYSVSDTAEYGDLTRGPRVITPAVKEEMKKILGEIQDGTFAREWVAEDEAGRPKFTELEKQGAQHPIEETGQKLRDLMSWVDRPITETA
- the ilvN gene encoding acetolactate synthase small subunit, producing the protein MTNHTLSVLVENVPGVLARVSGLFSRRGFNIESLAVGPTENPEVSRMTIVVAVDELPLEQVTKQLNKLVNVIKIVELEPSTAVRRELLLVKVRADATVRSQVLETVQLFRAKVVDVSPESLTVEATGTSDKIGALLRMLEPYGVRELVQSGMVAVGRGPRSITATSTR